A genomic window from Candidatus Kouleothrix ribensis includes:
- a CDS encoding sulfite exporter TauE/SafE family protein: MQLELWQWALGALGAFLVGLSKMDIPGLGVLTVAIFALVFPARESVGLVLVILICGDIVAITAYRHDASWPHLWRLFPWAAAGVVVGYFALGRIDATHMRRLIGAILIGLVLFQYLRVLRPTRLDAGWNGIAAI, translated from the coding sequence ATGCAGCTCGAACTCTGGCAGTGGGCGCTGGGCGCGCTCGGCGCCTTTCTGGTAGGCCTCTCGAAGATGGACATCCCGGGCCTGGGGGTGCTCACCGTCGCGATCTTTGCGCTGGTATTTCCGGCCCGCGAGTCAGTCGGGCTGGTGCTGGTCATCCTGATCTGCGGTGATATTGTGGCGATCACGGCCTACCGGCACGATGCCAGCTGGCCGCACCTGTGGCGGCTGTTCCCCTGGGCGGCGGCCGGGGTTGTGGTGGGCTACTTTGCGCTTGGGCGGATCGACGCTACCCACATGCGCCGGCTGATCGGGGCCATTCTGATCGGGCTGGTGCTGTTTCAGTATCTTCGTGTGCTTCGCCCAACGAGGCTCGACGCCGGCTGGAATGGTATCGCAGCAATCTGA
- a CDS encoding ornithine cyclodeaminase, translating to MLVLSAADVRRAAPMPAAIDAVAGAFAQLSAGQATVPLRVSIGQPGHDSHTFFMPALLAQSGALGLKVVSVFPHNQQRHGLPSIHALVVLIDAATGVPLAAMDGGYLTALRTGAASGAATRALARPAARVLAMFGAGAQAPGQVQAVCAVRPIERVLIVNRGRARAEQLIATLAELGVAAACAVAESAGAALAEADIVCCATSAATPLFDDADLRAGTHINAVGAFTPALAEVPPATIARAYVVVDQHAAALAEAGDLIQAHAAGALDMGRVVELGTILAGAAPGRADDQQITCFKSVGNAVQDLAVGQLVLAEAQRLGLGVEIALR from the coding sequence ATGCTGGTTCTCTCAGCCGCCGATGTGCGCCGGGCCGCGCCAATGCCGGCTGCGATCGACGCGGTGGCCGGCGCGTTCGCCCAGCTGTCGGCCGGCCAGGCGACTGTGCCGCTGCGGGTGTCGATCGGCCAGCCCGGCCACGACTCACACACGTTCTTTATGCCCGCGCTGCTGGCGCAGAGCGGTGCGCTTGGCCTGAAGGTCGTGTCGGTGTTCCCACACAACCAGCAGCGCCACGGCCTGCCCAGCATTCACGCGCTGGTGGTGCTGATCGACGCCGCCACCGGCGTGCCGCTGGCCGCGATGGACGGCGGCTACCTGACGGCCCTGCGCACCGGCGCGGCCTCGGGCGCCGCCACGCGTGCGCTGGCGCGGCCCGCAGCGCGCGTGCTGGCTATGTTCGGCGCGGGTGCCCAGGCGCCCGGCCAGGTGCAGGCGGTGTGCGCAGTCCGGCCGATCGAGCGCGTGCTGATCGTGAATCGTGGCCGCGCCCGCGCCGAGCAGCTGATCGCCACGCTGGCCGAGCTGGGGGTTGCGGCCGCATGCGCCGTGGCCGAGTCGGCCGGCGCGGCCCTGGCCGAGGCCGACATCGTCTGCTGCGCCACCAGCGCGGCCACGCCGCTGTTCGACGACGCCGACCTGCGCGCGGGCACGCATATCAACGCGGTTGGCGCGTTTACGCCGGCGCTGGCCGAGGTGCCACCCGCGACGATCGCCCGCGCCTATGTGGTGGTCGATCAGCACGCGGCGGCCCTGGCCGAGGCCGGCGACCTGATCCAGGCCCACGCGGCCGGCGCGCTCGACATGGGCCGGGTGGTCGAGCTGGGCACGATCCTGGCCGGCGCCGCACCTGGCCGCGCCGATGATCAACAGATCACATGCTTTAAGTCGGTCGGCAATGCCGTGCAAGATCTGGCGGTTGGCCAGCTGGTGCTGGCCGAGGCGCAGCGGCTGGGGCTGGGAGTCGAGATCGCGCTGCGCTGA
- the gatB gene encoding Asp-tRNA(Asn)/Glu-tRNA(Gln) amidotransferase subunit GatB — protein MEYLVTIGLEVHAQILTKSKMFCGCSAEVAGAAPNTHVCPTCMGLPGALPFINRRAVELAARTGLALNCRIQHSNVISRKNYFYPDLPSSYQRSQFDDPLCVAGWVEIEGDHGPKRVGLTRVHIEEDTGKLNHQPDGSSLVDFNRAGVPLMEIVSDPDIGSPEEARRYFQKLQQILRWIGVNTGNMEEGALRCDANVSVRPPGQQEYGAKVEIKNMNSFRAVERALAYEIERQSKALAAGELIRQSTRGWDEDAGKTIEQRLKEGSEDYRYFPEPDLPPLLLTDTWVAERQAELPELPDARRARFMHEYGLSANDAEVLTVARADAEYFEQAVAAAQSRGVAAREVANWITGELFRLTKETGESLGTIHDRFKPEYVGALIALLAQGTITRTSAKAVFEGSFRTGAAPAELVQARGLAVIGGGEALAAMARAAIAANPKSVADYKSGKIVAIKFLVGQVMKASQGQANPQAAQAALEEELNK, from the coding sequence ATGGAATACCTGGTCACGATCGGGCTCGAGGTTCACGCCCAGATCCTCACGAAATCGAAGATGTTCTGCGGCTGCAGTGCCGAGGTGGCCGGCGCCGCACCCAATACGCATGTCTGCCCCACCTGCATGGGCCTGCCCGGCGCGCTGCCGTTCATCAATCGCCGCGCCGTCGAGCTGGCCGCGCGCACCGGCCTGGCGCTCAACTGCCGCATCCAACACAGCAATGTGATCAGCCGCAAGAACTACTTCTACCCCGACCTGCCGTCGTCGTATCAGCGCAGCCAGTTCGACGACCCGCTGTGCGTGGCGGGCTGGGTTGAGATCGAGGGCGACCACGGCCCCAAGCGCGTGGGCCTGACGCGCGTGCATATCGAGGAAGATACCGGCAAGCTCAACCACCAGCCCGACGGCTCATCGCTGGTCGATTTCAACCGCGCCGGCGTGCCGCTGATGGAGATCGTCTCCGACCCCGATATCGGCTCGCCCGAAGAGGCCCGGCGCTACTTCCAGAAGCTCCAGCAGATCTTGCGCTGGATCGGCGTGAACACCGGCAATATGGAGGAGGGCGCGCTGCGCTGCGATGCGAATGTGTCGGTGCGGCCGCCCGGCCAGCAGGAGTATGGCGCCAAGGTCGAGATCAAGAATATGAACTCGTTTCGCGCGGTCGAGCGCGCGCTGGCCTATGAGATCGAGCGCCAGAGTAAGGCGCTCGCGGCCGGCGAGCTGATCCGCCAGTCGACTCGCGGCTGGGACGAGGATGCCGGCAAGACGATCGAGCAGCGCCTGAAGGAGGGTTCGGAGGATTACCGCTACTTCCCCGAGCCAGATCTGCCGCCGCTGCTGCTGACCGACACATGGGTCGCCGAGCGCCAGGCCGAGCTGCCCGAGCTACCCGACGCACGCCGGGCGCGCTTCATGCACGAGTATGGCCTGAGCGCCAACGACGCCGAGGTGCTGACGGTGGCGCGCGCCGATGCGGAATATTTCGAGCAGGCGGTGGCGGCGGCGCAGTCGCGTGGGGTGGCCGCGCGCGAGGTAGCCAACTGGATCACCGGCGAGCTGTTTCGGCTGACCAAAGAGACCGGCGAGTCGCTCGGCACGATCCACGATCGGTTTAAGCCCGAGTATGTCGGCGCGCTGATCGCGCTGCTAGCCCAGGGCACGATCACGCGCACCAGCGCCAAGGCGGTGTTCGAGGGCAGCTTCCGCACGGGCGCTGCGCCGGCCGAGCTGGTGCAGGCACGCGGCCTGGCGGTGATCGGCGGCGGCGAGGCACTCGCCGCCATGGCCCGCGCCGCAATCGCCGCCAACCCCAAGTCGGTGGCCGACTACAAGAGCGGCAAGATCGTCGCGATCAAGTTCCTGGTCGGCCAGGTGATGAAGGCCTCGCAGGGCCAGGCCAACCCACAGGCGGCACAGGCCGCGCTCGAGGAAGAGCTGAACAAGTAG